The following are encoded in a window of Citrobacter freundii genomic DNA:
- a CDS encoding putative bifunctional diguanylate cyclase/phosphodiesterase yields the protein MLHVSWDPVLIGISFVVAFIASFIALDSAGKVAISSRRESTFWRLSGGATLGLGIWSMHFIGMLAMKMSMSINYHFVLTACSFLIALVSATFAINIAISGQTLSTKRLVVATSLLSTGVVAMHYVGMAAIIEHVAIIWDRRLILLSVVIAVVASGVGLWLAFHLRQNTRRALINRLIAALIMALAIASMHYTGMSAATFTHVTHTAHEGISTLELSIWVSAITMVILGIMLVISMVDAQLRTSRLADNLHQLNCQLEHQVHFDPLTGLANRTQIDACLQSCMQDSKLHQNPFSLVFIDLDRFKVVNDTWGHHMGDQLLIASTQRIYTCLDETMTLARLGGDEFMLLVPNSGREAISDLLTRIANVFKEPFSLCGHSLRVSLSAGSSIYPEHGTTLHELKVKADIAMYHVKQAGRNGWAIYTPEMEAIADTPPTFLQELSQAIERNQFELWYQPKYTAGDHTLTGFEALLRWHHPERGMLLPAEFLPALEETGLIIPVGDWVIHQACFQLHQWASQGHSQWTLAVNLSSAQFEQHDIVDIVCNALAQYQLSPTQLTLELTESTALKNLKHSVDVLNAFSALGITISIDDFGTGYSNILMLKSLPARELKIDRIFVKDISENSKNTKIVSTIIDIAHSMNMCVVAEGIETHEQEILLTQMGCRVLQGFLFAKPLPAHQIHELMHTESSVKPILAAQALSHQESISCETEKEILVASRSAT from the coding sequence ATGTTGCACGTGTCGTGGGACCCTGTACTGATTGGGATTTCCTTTGTAGTCGCTTTTATTGCCTCTTTTATTGCTCTCGACAGTGCGGGAAAAGTGGCAATCTCCAGTCGACGAGAATCGACCTTCTGGCGGTTATCCGGTGGTGCGACGCTGGGTCTGGGGATCTGGTCAATGCATTTTATTGGTATGCTGGCCATGAAAATGAGCATGTCGATAAATTATCATTTCGTACTCACCGCGTGCTCTTTTCTCATTGCTCTTGTAAGTGCAACGTTTGCCATCAATATCGCCATATCGGGTCAGACGCTTTCAACAAAACGCCTGGTTGTCGCCACGAGTCTATTAAGCACTGGCGTAGTGGCAATGCACTACGTTGGCATGGCGGCCATTATTGAACATGTGGCAATTATCTGGGATCGCAGGCTTATTCTGCTTTCTGTGGTCATTGCCGTCGTGGCGTCGGGCGTGGGTTTATGGCTGGCGTTTCATTTACGCCAAAATACCCGGCGCGCGTTGATCAACCGCCTTATTGCCGCGCTCATTATGGCGCTGGCTATTGCGTCTATGCATTACACCGGGATGAGTGCTGCAACTTTCACTCACGTCACGCACACCGCGCACGAGGGGATCTCCACGCTGGAACTCTCCATTTGGGTCAGCGCCATAACGATGGTGATCCTGGGGATAATGCTGGTGATTTCGATGGTGGACGCCCAACTACGGACATCACGACTGGCAGATAATTTGCATCAATTAAACTGTCAGCTCGAACATCAGGTCCACTTTGACCCGCTGACTGGGCTTGCCAACCGCACCCAGATCGATGCCTGCCTACAGTCCTGCATGCAGGACTCCAAACTGCATCAAAACCCGTTTTCGCTAGTCTTTATCGACCTCGATCGGTTCAAAGTGGTTAACGATACCTGGGGTCATCACATGGGTGATCAATTGCTGATCGCCAGCACTCAACGCATCTATACCTGTCTCGATGAGACCATGACCCTCGCAAGACTGGGTGGGGATGAATTTATGCTGCTGGTTCCGAATAGCGGCAGAGAGGCTATCTCCGACCTGCTGACCCGTATTGCCAATGTTTTCAAAGAGCCGTTTTCGTTATGTGGACATTCTCTTCGGGTGTCGTTAAGCGCAGGAAGCAGTATTTACCCTGAGCATGGTACAACGCTGCATGAGTTAAAAGTGAAGGCCGATATAGCGATGTACCATGTCAAGCAGGCAGGCAGAAACGGTTGGGCAATATACACGCCAGAAATGGAGGCAATCGCAGATACGCCACCGACGTTTTTACAGGAACTGTCGCAGGCGATTGAGCGTAATCAATTCGAGCTATGGTATCAGCCTAAATATACCGCAGGCGATCATACGCTGACCGGATTTGAAGCACTCCTTCGCTGGCACCACCCCGAGCGCGGCATGCTGCTGCCTGCTGAATTTCTTCCCGCGCTTGAGGAGACAGGTCTGATCATTCCAGTCGGTGACTGGGTTATTCATCAGGCCTGTTTTCAGTTACACCAATGGGCGTCGCAAGGTCATAGCCAGTGGACGCTCGCCGTTAATCTTTCATCCGCCCAGTTTGAACAGCATGATATCGTCGATATTGTCTGCAATGCTCTCGCGCAATATCAGCTATCACCGACACAATTAACGCTGGAACTGACTGAAAGTACAGCCCTTAAAAATTTAAAGCATAGCGTCGACGTTTTAAATGCATTTTCTGCACTCGGCATCACCATTTCTATTGATGATTTTGGCACCGGTTATTCAAATATCCTGATGTTAAAGTCACTCCCGGCGCGGGAATTAAAAATTGACAGAATATTTGTCAAAGATATTAGTGAGAACAGCAAAAATACAAAAATCGTGTCTACTATTATTGACATAGCCCACTCGATGAATATGTGCGTAGTGGCTGAGGGTATAGAGACACATGAGCAGGAAATACTCCTCACCCAAATGGGATGCAGAGTTTTACAAGGTTTTCTGTTTGCTAAGCCCCTGCCCGCACATCAGATCCATGAATTGATGCACACAGAAAGCAGCGTAAAACCGATACTGGCCGCACAGGCATTGTCTCACCAGGAATCAATATCGTGTGAGACTGAAAAAGAAATATTAGTTGCCAGTCGGTCGGCAACATAG
- a CDS encoding GGDEF domain-containing protein, with product MSTNELHSLDLLTIPVWLVSPYTEDLVFANTVAREIMQAADFSRLRKGVFSTHAQADLTQYLSDLKNQHDIVEILTVCRDGEEIAQACRLSIRVLANCGDVILFEGIETPAAQGLKASRSANYQRKKQGFYARFFLTNSAPMLLIDPSRDGLIVDANLSALNFYGYSHDVMCQKHTWEINMLGRHVLPVMHKIAHLPGGHKPLHFVHKLADGSTRHVQTYAGPIEIYGNKLMLCIIHDITEQKRLEQELERAALRDALTGLFNRRHFYHITEAEQTHAMPLTQDYSLLLIDTDRFKSINDLFGHLKGDEVLCALARTLEACARKDDLVFRWGGEEFLLLLPRTSLDVALNLAETLRATVARVSLPGLPRFTVSIGVARHEANESIDELFKRVDDALYKAKNEGRNRVLAA from the coding sequence ATGAGCACAAACGAACTGCATTCACTGGATTTATTAACCATTCCGGTCTGGCTCGTTTCGCCCTATACCGAGGACCTGGTATTCGCCAATACCGTAGCGCGGGAAATCATGCAAGCTGCGGATTTCTCACGCCTCAGGAAGGGGGTGTTTTCGACCCATGCTCAGGCCGACTTAACCCAGTATCTCAGCGACCTGAAAAATCAGCATGACATTGTGGAAATCCTCACAGTTTGCCGGGACGGAGAGGAAATTGCCCAGGCCTGCCGTCTGTCGATCAGAGTTCTGGCTAATTGCGGTGACGTCATTCTTTTTGAAGGTATTGAAACCCCGGCGGCACAAGGGCTTAAAGCCAGTCGTTCCGCCAATTACCAACGTAAGAAACAGGGATTTTACGCGCGTTTTTTCCTGACAAACTCAGCGCCGATGCTGCTCATCGATCCGTCTCGCGATGGGCTGATTGTCGACGCCAACCTCAGTGCGCTGAATTTTTATGGTTACAGCCATGACGTGATGTGCCAGAAACATACCTGGGAAATTAACATGCTGGGGCGTCACGTCTTACCGGTGATGCATAAAATTGCGCATCTGCCTGGCGGCCATAAGCCCTTACATTTTGTCCACAAACTGGCCGACGGCAGCACTCGTCACGTGCAAACCTACGCTGGCCCCATCGAGATTTACGGTAATAAACTGATGCTGTGCATTATTCACGATATTACCGAGCAAAAACGCCTTGAGCAGGAACTGGAACGGGCTGCACTGCGTGACGCCTTAACCGGATTATTCAATCGCAGGCATTTTTATCACATCACTGAAGCTGAACAAACGCACGCTATGCCGCTGACGCAGGACTATAGCTTGTTACTGATCGACACCGATCGTTTTAAAAGCATTAACGATCTCTTCGGTCATCTGAAGGGCGATGAGGTGCTTTGCGCGCTGGCCCGCACGCTGGAAGCCTGCGCGCGTAAAGACGATCTGGTCTTTCGTTGGGGAGGTGAAGAATTTTTGCTGCTCCTGCCACGTACATCTCTCGATGTTGCACTTAATCTGGCAGAAACCCTACGTGCGACGGTTGCCCGTGTCAGCCTCCCGGGCCTTCCCCGCTTTACCGTCAGCATCGGCGTGGCACGACACGAAGCGAATGAAAGCATTGATGAATTGTTCAAACGCGTGGACGACGCGTTATACAAAGCCAAGAACGAAGGCAGAAACCGGGTGCTGGCAGCCTGA
- the smrA gene encoding DNA endonuclease SmrA — MNPDDASLFLDAMGDVEPLKGCTDIHWQPSRNPRAPARIDTLQLDNFLSTGFLEIVPLNEPLAFHREGLQQGVTDKLRSGKYPQQASLNLLRQPVETCRQMLFSFIHQALQEGLRNVLIIHGKGRDDNSHANIVRSYVARWLTEFDDVQAYCSALPHHGGSGACYVALRKTAQAKQENWERHAKRSR, encoded by the coding sequence ATGAACCCTGATGACGCATCATTGTTTCTGGACGCTATGGGGGATGTTGAACCTCTGAAAGGCTGTACTGATATCCACTGGCAGCCTTCGCGCAATCCTCGTGCGCCAGCGCGTATTGATACGCTGCAGTTGGATAATTTTCTCTCGACGGGTTTTCTGGAGATCGTACCGTTGAACGAACCGCTGGCATTTCATCGCGAGGGGTTACAGCAGGGCGTTACCGATAAGCTGCGGAGCGGAAAGTATCCCCAGCAGGCGAGTCTCAATCTTTTGCGTCAGCCGGTCGAAACATGTCGTCAGATGTTATTCAGTTTTATCCATCAGGCCCTACAGGAGGGGCTGCGCAACGTCCTCATTATTCATGGCAAGGGACGAGACGATAATTCCCATGCCAATATCGTGCGCAGCTACGTGGCGCGTTGGTTGACGGAGTTTGACGACGTGCAGGCGTACTGCAGTGCACTGCCGCACCATGGTGGTAGCGGGGCATGTTATGTTGCACTTCGCAAAACGGCGCAGGCCAAACAGGAAAACTGGGAGCGCCATGCAAAACGCAGTCGTTAA
- the ogt gene encoding methylated-DNA--[protein]-cysteine S-methyltransferase, producing the protein MLNLLEDTIATPLGPLWVICDEQFRLRAVEWDQHSDRMEQLLDIHYRAEGYQRIAAKNPGGLSDKLSEYFAGNLGIIDTLETATAGTPFQREVWQALRAIPCGQVMHYGQLAEQLGRPGAARAVGAANGSNPVSIVVPCHRVIGRNGTMTGYAGGVQRKEWLLRHEGYLLL; encoded by the coding sequence ATGCTTAATTTACTTGAAGACACCATTGCAACACCGCTAGGTCCACTGTGGGTGATTTGCGATGAACAATTTCGCCTGCGCGCCGTCGAATGGGATCAGCACAGCGATCGTATGGAACAGCTGCTGGATATTCATTATCGCGCTGAAGGCTACCAGCGCATTGCCGCAAAAAACCCCGGGGGGTTAAGCGATAAGTTGTCTGAATATTTCGCGGGGAATCTGGGCATTATTGACACACTGGAAACGGCCACCGCAGGTACCCCGTTTCAGCGGGAAGTCTGGCAAGCACTACGCGCGATCCCCTGTGGTCAGGTGATGCACTATGGGCAACTGGCCGAACAACTGGGGCGTCCCGGTGCCGCCAGGGCCGTGGGTGCGGCAAACGGTTCTAACCCAGTCAGCATCGTTGTTCCCTGCCATCGCGTGATTGGACGCAACGGTACCATGACCGGATATGCAGGTGGCGTGCAGCGAAAAGAGTGGTTATTGCGCCATGAAGGCTATTTGCTACTCTAG
- the fnr gene encoding fumarate/nitrate reduction transcriptional regulator Fnr: protein MIPEKRIIRRIQSGGCAIHCQDCSISQLCIPFTLNEHELDQLDNIIERKKPIQKGQTLFKAGDELKSLYAIRSGTIKSYTITEQGDEQITGFHLAGDLVGFDAIGSGHHPSFAQALETSMVCEIPFETLDDLSGKMPNLRQQMMRLMSGEIKGDQDMILLLSKKNAEERLAAFIYNLSRRFAQRGFSPREFRLTMTRGDIGNYLGLTVETISRLLGRFQKSGMLAVKGKYITIENSDALAVLAGHSRNVA from the coding sequence ATGATCCCGGAAAAGCGAATTATACGGCGCATTCAGTCTGGCGGTTGTGCTATCCATTGCCAGGATTGCAGCATCAGCCAGCTTTGCATCCCGTTCACACTTAACGAGCACGAGCTTGACCAGCTCGATAATATCATTGAGCGCAAAAAGCCTATCCAAAAGGGGCAGACGCTCTTTAAAGCAGGCGATGAACTTAAATCACTCTATGCTATCCGCTCCGGAACGATTAAAAGCTATACCATTACCGAACAAGGCGATGAGCAAATTACCGGTTTCCATCTGGCCGGCGATTTAGTCGGTTTTGACGCCATCGGTAGCGGTCATCATCCGAGCTTTGCACAGGCGCTGGAAACCTCAATGGTCTGTGAAATCCCATTCGAGACCCTGGACGATCTGTCCGGTAAGATGCCGAATCTGCGTCAGCAGATGATGCGTCTGATGAGCGGCGAGATCAAAGGCGATCAGGACATGATCCTGTTGCTGTCGAAGAAGAACGCAGAAGAACGTTTAGCGGCCTTCATCTACAATTTGTCCCGTCGTTTTGCCCAACGTGGATTCTCGCCTCGCGAATTCCGCCTGACCATGACTCGCGGAGATATTGGTAACTATCTCGGCCTCACGGTAGAAACCATCAGTCGTCTGCTGGGTCGATTCCAGAAAAGCGGCATGCTGGCGGTGAAAGGCAAATATATCACTATCGAGAATAGCGACGCGCTGGCTGTTCTTGCTGGCCATTCGCGCAACGTAGCGTAA
- a CDS encoding APH(3')-I family aminoglycoside O-phosphotransferase → MNYIQREKQCSALQLHTSLDADLKGYQWARDHVGQSGAAIYRLYSKAGAPELYLKQGRGTVADDITDEMIRLNWLKAYLPLPAIKHFTRTGDDALLLTTAIPGKTAFQILEEYPAAQNSIVDALAVFLQRLHQIPVSHCPFNSDHLFRLALAQTRMNSGLVDADDFDDERKGWSVEHVWNEMQSLLPFSPDSVVTHGDFSLDNLIISQGEVVGCIDVGRVGIADRYQDLAIIWNCLGDFSPSLQNRLFHTYGIATPDLKKLQFHLMLDEFF, encoded by the coding sequence ATGAATTATATTCAAAGGGAAAAGCAGTGCTCAGCTCTGCAATTACATACAAGTCTGGACGCTGACCTGAAGGGCTATCAATGGGCGCGTGATCATGTCGGTCAATCTGGCGCAGCCATTTATCGATTGTATAGTAAAGCTGGTGCGCCGGAATTGTACCTGAAGCAAGGTAGAGGGACCGTTGCCGATGATATTACAGATGAAATGATCCGACTTAATTGGCTGAAGGCTTATTTACCACTTCCGGCTATCAAGCATTTTACCCGCACAGGTGATGACGCGCTGCTACTCACAACAGCGATCCCCGGCAAAACTGCGTTCCAGATTTTAGAAGAATACCCTGCTGCACAGAATAGTATTGTTGATGCACTTGCTGTATTCCTGCAGCGGTTACACCAGATCCCTGTAAGCCACTGTCCTTTTAACAGCGATCATTTGTTTCGGCTCGCATTGGCGCAAACACGAATGAATAGCGGTCTGGTTGATGCTGATGATTTTGATGATGAGCGCAAGGGGTGGTCTGTTGAACACGTCTGGAATGAGATGCAGTCCCTTTTACCCTTCTCGCCCGACTCCGTGGTAACGCACGGAGACTTCTCACTGGATAACCTTATTATTAGCCAGGGTGAAGTGGTGGGTTGTATTGATGTTGGTCGCGTTGGTATCGCCGATCGATACCAGGATCTTGCCATTATCTGGAACTGTCTCGGTGATTTTTCACCGTCTTTACAGAATAGACTTTTTCATACATATGGCATCGCAACCCCTGATCTGAAAAAGTTGCAGTTTCATTTGATGCTCGATGAGTTTTTTTAA
- the uspE gene encoding universal stress protein UspE codes for MAMYQNMLVVIDPNQDDQPALRRAVYLHQRIGGKIKAFLPIYDFSYEMTTLLSPDERTAMRQGVISQRTAWIREQAKYYIDAGIPLDIKVVWHNRPFEAIIQEVISAKHDLVLKMAHQHDRLEAVIFTPTDWHLLRKCPSPVWMVKDQPWPEGGKALVAVNLASEEAYHNALNEKLVKETLMLADQVNHTEVHLVGAYPVTPINIAIELPEFDPSVYNDAIRGQHLLAMKALRQKFSIDEKVTHVEKGLPEEVIPDLAEHLQAGIVVLGTVGRTGISAAFLGNTAEQVIDHLRCDLLVIKPDQYQTPVELDDEDD; via the coding sequence ATGGCTATGTATCAAAACATGCTGGTGGTCATCGATCCGAACCAGGACGATCAACCTGCATTACGGCGAGCTGTTTATTTGCATCAACGGATTGGTGGCAAAATTAAAGCCTTTTTGCCGATCTATGACTTTTCCTATGAGATGACTACCCTGTTGTCGCCCGATGAGCGGACGGCAATGCGTCAAGGCGTTATCAGTCAGCGAACGGCATGGATACGCGAGCAAGCGAAATACTATATTGATGCAGGTATTCCTCTTGATATTAAAGTGGTCTGGCACAACCGTCCCTTCGAAGCCATCATCCAGGAAGTCATCAGTGCTAAGCATGACCTGGTTCTTAAAATGGCGCACCAGCACGACCGCCTGGAGGCGGTGATTTTCACCCCAACCGACTGGCATTTATTACGTAAATGCCCAAGTCCGGTGTGGATGGTCAAAGACCAACCATGGCCGGAAGGCGGGAAGGCGCTGGTTGCCGTCAACCTGGCCAGCGAAGAAGCGTATCACAACGCGCTTAACGAAAAGCTGGTCAAAGAAACGCTGATGCTCGCAGATCAGGTTAACCATACCGAAGTACATTTGGTGGGGGCTTACCCTGTTACCCCAATCAACATCGCCATTGAACTGCCTGAGTTTGACCCTAGCGTTTATAACGACGCGATTCGCGGACAGCACCTGCTGGCCATGAAGGCATTGCGTCAGAAATTCAGCATCGATGAGAAAGTCACGCACGTTGAAAAAGGGTTGCCTGAAGAGGTCATTCCTGATTTAGCAGAGCATTTACAGGCGGGTATCGTAGTACTGGGTACCGTCGGGCGCACCGGCATTTCTGCCGCATTCCTTGGCAATACGGCGGAACAGGTCATCGACCATCTACGCTGCGATCTGCTGGTCATTAAGCCCGATCAGTATCAGACGCCGGTTGAACTGGACGACGAAGACGATTGA
- a CDS encoding DUF2534 family protein: MIMAKLKTAKGRKFLLCLLGVFIIAASVVTRATIGGVIEQYNIPLSDWTASMYAIQSAMIGVYSMVFTILLAIPLGIYFLGGEDKH, from the coding sequence ATGATCATGGCTAAGCTGAAGACAGCTAAGGGAAGAAAATTTCTGTTGTGTCTGCTTGGGGTGTTTATCATCGCCGCATCGGTGGTGACGCGTGCCACTATCGGTGGGGTGATTGAGCAGTACAATATCCCGCTGTCTGACTGGACGGCTTCCATGTATGCCATCCAATCGGCAATGATTGGCGTCTACAGTATGGTGTTTACTATTCTGCTGGCAATCCCGCTTGGGATCTATTTCCTTGGCGGAGAGGATAAGCACTAA
- a CDS encoding mechanosensitive ion channel family protein, giving the protein MIAKLFMNNAFNLTVILSCCAALVLMSVWFHRSEKHCKGFIFHAAQFFVYAIIIGTFGSIANNVIDSYKLTFVSPSVVDFLCTSLIALILTTKLFLVINQFEKTQINKGRDITSARILSRIIKITIVVAIVLLYGEHFGMSLSGLLTFGGIGGIAVGMAGKDILSNFFSGIMLYFDRPFSIGDWIRSPDRNIEGTVTEIGWRMTKINTFDHRPLYVPNSIFSSISVENPGRMSNRRIKTVIGLRYEDADKISTIVDAIRQMLQNHPGIDQKQTLLVYFNEFADSSLNIMVYCFTKTTVWQEWLAVQQDVYLKIITLVQENGADFAFPSQTLYMDNPQPQASAH; this is encoded by the coding sequence ATGATCGCTAAATTGTTTATGAATAATGCCTTTAATCTGACGGTCATTCTCAGTTGCTGTGCAGCATTAGTGCTGATGAGCGTCTGGTTTCATCGTAGTGAAAAACACTGCAAAGGATTTATATTCCACGCGGCGCAGTTTTTCGTCTATGCCATTATTATCGGTACGTTTGGCAGCATCGCCAATAACGTTATCGACAGCTATAAACTGACATTTGTCTCGCCCAGCGTGGTCGATTTTCTTTGTACCTCGTTGATTGCATTGATTTTAACCACAAAGCTCTTTCTGGTGATTAACCAGTTTGAAAAAACGCAGATCAACAAAGGCCGGGACATTACCAGTGCGCGGATCCTGTCGCGTATTATTAAGATTACGATCGTCGTCGCCATCGTTTTACTGTATGGCGAGCATTTTGGTATGAGCCTGTCTGGCCTGTTAACCTTCGGCGGTATCGGTGGTATTGCTGTCGGTATGGCGGGGAAAGATATTCTGAGCAATTTCTTCTCAGGTATCATGCTGTATTTTGACAGACCGTTCAGCATCGGTGACTGGATCCGCTCCCCGGACAGAAACATCGAAGGTACGGTGACCGAAATTGGCTGGCGGATGACCAAAATAAACACCTTCGATCATCGTCCCCTGTATGTGCCCAATTCGATTTTCTCATCAATTAGCGTAGAAAACCCGGGCAGGATGAGCAATCGACGGATAAAAACGGTGATCGGGTTGCGGTATGAGGATGCCGATAAAATAAGCACGATTGTCGATGCGATCAGACAAATGCTGCAAAATCACCCTGGAATTGACCAGAAGCAGACCCTACTGGTCTACTTTAATGAGTTTGCCGATTCGTCGCTGAATATTATGGTTTACTGCTTCACCAAGACAACCGTGTGGCAGGAGTGGCTTGCCGTACAGCAAGATGTTTATTTGAAAATTATCACCCTGGTCCAGGAAAACGGCGCTGACTTTGCTTTCCCCAGCCAGACGCTGTATATGGACAATCCTCAGCCTCAGGCTTCTGCTCATTAA
- a CDS encoding VOC family protein has protein sequence MKIAHMALWTQDLERQARFWVTFFGGEINEKYASKTNPGFESYFVKIGESIAIELMTKPSLSQVVPDNNTTGWVHLAISVGGVENVDSISMRAKQQGILVSGPRTTGDGYYEAVIHDPDGNLIEIVA, from the coding sequence ATGAAGATTGCACATATGGCGCTGTGGACACAGGATCTCGAGCGGCAGGCCCGTTTCTGGGTCACCTTTTTTGGCGGTGAGATTAACGAAAAATACGCCAGTAAAACTAATCCCGGGTTTGAATCCTATTTTGTCAAAATTGGCGAGAGTATTGCGATTGAGTTAATGACTAAACCCAGCCTGAGCCAGGTGGTGCCCGACAATAACACCACCGGGTGGGTACATCTGGCGATCTCTGTTGGTGGGGTAGAGAACGTCGACTCAATATCAATGCGCGCCAAACAGCAGGGGATCCTCGTCTCCGGTCCGCGTACCACTGGAGATGGCTATTACGAAGCGGTCATTCACGATCCCGACGGCAATTTAATTGAGATTGTTGCATAA
- a CDS encoding DeoR/GlpR family DNA-binding transcription regulator, whose amino-acid sequence MLDYAAFPEQRQSLIYQILQENGRVVCSELAGRLGVSEHTIRRDLHELSKEGVCKKVYGGAVISLPESEDMSVRKTKNTAKKSSLAQRCARLVKSGSCIFIDSGTTNLAMAEALPAELALTVVTNSPEIATALLKKPLYDVIILGGPIQRSSGGSVGTTAITQVQGILFDQGFIGGCAMAPESGLTGFDYADCEFKRAVIKQCNETIVALTADKIPAVARYVVAQSSEIDVIVVEENISKQYGTAFQAHDIRIYTV is encoded by the coding sequence ATGCTCGATTATGCTGCATTCCCGGAACAACGTCAGTCGCTGATTTATCAAATCCTGCAGGAAAACGGTAGGGTTGTCTGTTCCGAGCTTGCCGGTCGACTCGGCGTGTCAGAACACACAATTCGTCGGGATTTGCATGAGCTAAGTAAAGAAGGTGTCTGCAAAAAAGTGTACGGTGGCGCCGTCATTTCTTTGCCGGAATCTGAAGATATGTCGGTGAGGAAAACGAAAAATACGGCGAAAAAGAGTAGCCTCGCGCAACGCTGTGCCCGACTGGTCAAATCCGGCAGCTGTATCTTTATTGATAGCGGAACCACCAATCTGGCGATGGCTGAAGCGTTACCCGCCGAGCTTGCTTTGACCGTTGTGACTAATTCTCCGGAAATAGCCACCGCTCTGCTCAAGAAACCGTTGTACGATGTCATAATCCTCGGTGGCCCGATACAGCGCTCATCCGGTGGAAGTGTAGGCACCACCGCGATAACCCAGGTGCAGGGCATTTTGTTTGACCAGGGATTTATTGGCGGCTGCGCAATGGCACCGGAATCCGGTTTAACCGGGTTTGACTATGCCGACTGTGAGTTCAAGAGAGCGGTGATTAAGCAGTGCAATGAAACCATTGTCGCGCTGACGGCAGATAAGATCCCCGCAGTGGCCCGATATGTGGTCGCTCAGAGCAGCGAAATCGATGTGATAGTGGTAGAGGAAAACATAAGCAAACAGTATGGCACCGCTTTTCAGGCGCACGACATCCGGATTTATACCGTGTAA
- a CDS encoding Rho-binding antiterminator, translated as MYSTEKYHPVDCDLHDYLEIACLYRYMLRIVLTDGTVFDARAVTTRTTAGKEEYLVVERQESPQNIRLDYLSAITALTAGAKFSTVLFASVTR; from the coding sequence ATGTATTCCACAGAAAAGTATCACCCTGTTGATTGCGACCTTCATGATTATCTGGAGATCGCCTGCTTATACCGCTATATGCTGCGTATTGTGCTCACCGACGGCACAGTCTTTGATGCCAGAGCCGTGACGACACGAACAACGGCAGGTAAAGAGGAGTATTTGGTGGTTGAAAGGCAGGAAAGTCCGCAAAACATTCGTCTGGATTACCTGTCAGCCATCACCGCGTTAACGGCAGGGGCAAAATTTAGCACTGTGCTATTTGCCTCTGTGACTCGTTGA
- a CDS encoding glutaredoxin family protein, protein MSKARFYHAGCPVCVSAEQTLLQHLSPDVEVDVIHLGEQPARVAEAELTGVKSVPALVIDGNVLHINFGAPIEALK, encoded by the coding sequence ATGAGCAAAGCCCGGTTTTATCATGCTGGTTGCCCGGTGTGCGTATCCGCAGAACAAACGCTGCTACAACATCTGTCCCCTGATGTGGAGGTTGATGTCATTCACCTGGGAGAACAGCCTGCTCGGGTGGCAGAGGCTGAGTTGACTGGCGTGAAGTCTGTTCCGGCGTTGGTCATCGATGGCAATGTGCTGCATATCAACTTCGGCGCACCTATCGAAGCCTTGAAATAA